The stretch of DNA GTTCGTGACGCTGTACCACTGGGACCTGCCGCAAGCTCTGCAGGACAAGGGCGGCTGGCAGAATCGACAGATCATCGACTGGTTCAACGATTATGCCGATTTATGTTTCCGCAAATTTGGAGACAAGGTTTGTTTAACACGGTACAACAACAACATTCCGATATCGTGAACTAGGGGATTCCCCCATTCTCCGATTGAGCAAATGCGACAACAATTTCTATCGCGAAAGGCGGGGTTCCCCCTCCCCACCCCCGGGCAAATCCAACAATATTCAACATCGTTAAAAACCGGGATTTCCCCAATTCTGCAAATACAGCAATCGATTTCTATCGTATGGGATTTCCCCAGATTtcgaaatacatgtattccgAACGGCTGATGAAATCTGTCAGAAATTAGAACGTACATTCCACTTGTGTCAGACCACTCGTGGAGGGGGCCGAAGTTTTTTCGACGAGGAATTCTGCGTGAACTCCGCGGCAGTTCGAGCGACGACGATTCGGCATCACATTTATTCCGAGTAACGCGATAAGCAGAGCCTATAATTACAGTACTTTCAAGGCTGGattaaatttagatatcgCGTTTAGTTAGGCGCGTCTTAAAAGCGTCATCGAATAACGACTTAAATCAAAACACGCAAGGACAAAGAACATGAACAGATCGTTGAATAAAtcccacaattcgaattttatatgataaaaatcaattattttgaaaccacaacgttgtgtccgagtcaaatttggcccgtgcctccTAGAGAGCGCTTTCACCACTCTGGATACGAATCAGTAGCAATTCACACGCAAAAATTTTGATCCGTGCTCTCTTTAGATACCATAGTCAGGTGTGcctttttgaatttcgattCCAGCTAACAACTTTCGTTTTTGatctttcaaattttgagTGGGTTGTTTCAaatcaggcgcggatccagggtaATTCGGTGACGACAGCACAGtggaaaaagggcaccaacttTGAAACGGGCCAGTATTAATGTCCAGCGAGCGAGTTTGAGTGCCATTTATTGGTATCATGCCACTAAATTTGCCTTCACATTCAATTTGCTTATgcctttttagatttttggcgAAATTTGCCCTTTTTCGATTAAATTTATAGAGCAACAATAATGTCTCTTTTATAATGGTGCCCTTTTGAGTAGAGAAAAATGCCTTAGATTGCCTTTTTTGatttgggcaatttattttcattcacattttgcttTAGGCCTAGTACAGAAAGGCAATTATTTTTTATGGCGCACAAATTGTGTGCcctttttacttttttcccaaaacaaaaatttttcaagGGCATTTGAGAACTGCCACTACCGCACGTGCTGCATGTGCGATAGTCTGTATCCGCGCCTGCAAATGATtgtagattttctttttttcaaatacgaAATActcaaaatcttttttttttttaatttcgtcGTTTTCGTGTGGCAGGTGACGACGTGGATCACTCTGAACGAGCCGTGGGTTGTGGCGTTCCTCGGCCACGAAAAAGGGCCGAAACAAATGGCGCCGAACGTCAAAGGCGAGGGCGACGCAGTGTACGAGGTGGCTCACAACATGATACTATCGCACGCCAAGGCTTACCGTACTTATAACAGCAAATATAACCAAGCGCAAAAAGGTAACCGATTTTTCACTTCATTATTCTCGAAAATACAATTCCTTTTGAAACGATTCTCTTTTAAAATTCACCCATTGATATCATTAATACAAGGTTCTTACGGATAGACGATACGGGTGTACCTATCTGATTACCCCCGACCCTTGACCAaatatcccccccccccccattaaATCATCAGATAGGCTACGTGGAGACTGTTTCTTCTCAATTGGTTCCTCGTGCCACTCAATCGACAGCAAGAACGACaccaaaaaatcaaattcccCGATATTTCCTCGATTTCGAGAACGgcaaaaattccctgattgtcCCGATCCGTTTAGGAACCGTGTTATTACTACAGTGTATCCCAAGGTTAATCCTGAAATGTTTCAAAACTCCTTACCGAAAATTAGCTACCGATTTTTTTCTACGGTTcttctaaaaaaaaataaacaatcgcATTCACAAGATTCGAATTCCATTTCCTCGTAGGCCAAGTTGGAATATCGTTGAATTCGTTTTGGTACGAACCGAAAGATGAGAACAGCGCCGCGGACAGACTGGCGGCCGAACGAAATCTACAATTCGAGTTCGGCATGTTCGCCGGGCCGATCGTCGACGGGTCATACCCGCAAGAGATGACATCTCGAATCAGTGCGGACAGACAACAGTATTTCACCGAAGACGAGGCGCAGCAAGTTCGCGGTACGATTTCAACCAACAAAAGCCCCCGTGACAAGACTAGGCCACTTTCATCGGCGAATCAATATTCGCACCCGAAACCAATTTTTCTAATCCTCGTTTCTCTCATTTCTGATGAGCTTAAAACCTGCCCGGCCTGTACATAACTTTAAATAAGATAAAttatgatcaagctaaccaaAAGCTgacccggcagttatagaaatgaaccgaTTACGCTGAtttcattgcagtttacaaaacgacccggccgattagaaTAAACAAgttatcatttttagcctaatTTGCTAAGATATCAACGCCGCATGTTTAATCAGCGATTATCTATTTCGCCTGTAGTTCTACCGCAACATTTCGACCGACGAATCACGTCTAGCACCGACGCTTTAATGACACTTTGCCTTAACGCGTCAACCATACCAGAGCGCTAAACCCCAGatcatctcaatgatttgGATAAGCGGAAATGTAACGATGTGAATGACTCTCAAAAGAGTGACCGATCATTCTTCCAACCATCGACTTAGAAAACGATTCATAGTCATTTTATAATTATCGTCCCAGTTCTAAATAGTTATAGAGACCGAATTTAGTGAACGAATCACTTTTCGACGAATGCAGTTCGCCTGCTGCTCTGTCACGAGCTGCAGAACACAATTCGTAGAATACTCGTCGTTGTTGGTTTTTTTTCCGCCAactataataatgatatattatCGGTAATTAAACGCTGTGTTTTCATCGTTTTAGGGTCGACCGACTTTTTAGGCGTCAATTACTATTCGGCGAGATACGTGTCTCAATCTGATGAATCTTACCGCGGCGGCGATATGATGATGCCGAGCAGTTATATGAGCGATTTGGGCGTCGATCACGAATTCGACCCGAAATGGGAAAGGTGACGATTCTTTTTTTCGTTTCCAAGTCTTATTCgttatttaattgtttattttacgCATAGGCCTATACACGTTCTTTTCATCTTAAATTTTGATTCAATTTGATTCGTCTTCTCGCAAAGGAAAGTAGCAGTAATTGTCAAGTTGCCATATTCACGAAACACTCTGTTGCCCACCACGTTGGAacagtaaaatcccacaaaaaaaaaataaaaagatgagTCAGATATGTAATATGTTCGACTAATATCCTAATAGCCATAGAGGACACATGTAAATCATTACAATGTCGATGATCCTATGCTATACCAGTCCTGCAGGGACGACCCCTGAGGGGAGCCTTCGGAGACTCCCACGTACGACCATAAAGATTTCGAGTTCTCTGGAATACAGACGttttcgattaaaaaaaagatgataCCTGAATGTATCGACGCTTTCAACAATATTTCCAACTCATGCTTGTATGGCCTAATTCGAAAATTAATCTGCCCTAAAATTTGCCAAAACAACAATCATTCGCAATAATATACATATAAGGATATGTTAATTGCTACGATAACAAACCTAATTGAGACTATCAACCGTCTAATGCTCACTATctccccccctctctctcccctccccctcttcccctcctctctctccctcggTAATGACTTTCACAATCTCTCAATTTTCGCAGGAGCAACGTCGAATGGTTGAGAGTCGTGCCGGAGGGACTGACTAAACTGCTCGCTTGGATTAACAGGACGTACGATCATCCGAGAGTGGTCGTTACGGAGAACGGATACGGCGACACTACGGACACCGTTAACGACCAGACGAGAATTGACTACATTCAACGCCACATAAACGCCATCTATGCTGGTAATATTTCATACGCGCATACAAATTGACAAAACACATTAAGGCTGAAAATaattgatacctcgtttctagTTTCTGTAGAGCTTTTAAAAGTTAACCCAACCGGCCGGCTATCTACCCTGCACATCACTTTAAAATTGCGATCAAGCTAACGATTACAGATACGgcagttatataaatgaaccgatcacaaattttattgcagtttagcGACCCTgtcgattaggagaaacaaggtatcgttGTTCTAGCCTAACGTCGAGTTGTTATAGACTCGTGAATTAGCTAATATGTTTTTACGCCGCATAGTTTTCGTCGTATCGTAAATAATTTCTTGATAATtcggtagatagttttccagaTAATTAGACATACGTTTAAACGTTGAGCGTTTTTTCTAGATTCGTGTAATAGctaatataatattttccCGCTGCGTAGTTTTGTCGTATTAGCTCTAAATAATCAGGCGATTTAATAAGCCATATTTACGTATATGCTATAATAATTTTTTATCTATTTaaattcagatgattttagATAGGTGATCGTCATTTTCAACCCCAATTCTATCTCAAATTCAAGGCAGTTCTATATAAAGTTTACCTAACCATATTCGGACGTGGCCATCGACTCGGGCTTTCGACTAACTCGGAGACaaaaattgaatcaatttttctGACTCGCAAACGTATTTTCCGATCCTCAACTCGGAACTTCGCCTAGCTTAGACCAATTTTAACGGCACCGGTTTTCCCGAATTAGGCGCGGTTCGCTGCATAACCCCGAGTTAGTCATAAgctaggttttttttttttcataagctAGGTTTAGTAGGCGCTACTGCTGTAAACGGGAAGAAATCTGTATCGTTAAAAAGCTGTATCATTGCAGGGAGGCATGAAATACGAGAGGAATGTATCGTAATGTTTACATTTTCTATCTACGTATTCAATTTCAGCTATCGTCGAGTCTAAATGCGACGTGTTCGGATACACCGTCTGGTCGCTGATGGATAACCTCGAGTGGGACGACGGCTACGCCTACAAGTTCGGACTGCACAAAGTCAACTTCGCCGACCCGGCGAGGCCACGCGTGAAGAGAGACTCGGCGAGGTGGTACGCCAAATTCCTGGGAGCCAGCGACAAACAATCGCCGCGCTACGACTCCGAGAAACCCCCAAGTGAACACGTAGGCGGCAGTGGCCCTCGGAATGTCTCGTCGTATCTATTTCCGATCTGCGCGGTTATTGTCGGTATAATAGTATCGATCTACATCACTCAAGCGACTGCAACTACTGATTAAATTCCCAGACTATTCGAGTAACATGtcgtcattttttttttgaaacaaaaaatcacTTGCGCGCGATCGTTGTATTTTTACGTACGGAGTTAATTAATTCAGACAGAAGGTTAGGTGCACTCCAGTACTGAAGTTATACCAATTCTATAATTCAATGTAGTGGTCTCATAAGTCCCCCTCAATCTACCCCTGCTC from Tubulanus polymorphus chromosome 11, tnTubPoly1.2, whole genome shotgun sequence encodes:
- the LOC141913296 gene encoding cytosolic beta-glucosidase-like isoform X2; translated protein: MSSADDIGRGDFEADFLWAAATASYQIEGAWDEDGKGPSIWDTYTHQLDANGEKRVNGDVACDSYHKYKEDVKLLRELGVNHYRFSISWPRILPDGRVGENDAGVNDAGVEYYQKLIDELLKANIKPFVTLYHWDLPQALQDKGGWQNRQIIDWFNDYADLCFRKFGDKVTTWITLNEPWVVAFLGHEKGPKQMAPNVKGEGDAVYEVAHNMILSHAKAYRTYNSKYNQAQKGQVGISLNSFWYEPKDENSAADRLAAERNLQFEFGMFAGPIVDGSYPQEMTSRISADRQQYFTEDEAQQVRGSTDFLGVNYYSARYVSQSDESYRGGDMMMPSSYMSDLGVDHEFDPKWERSNVEWLRVVPEGLTKLLAWINRTYDHPRVVVTENGYGDTTDTVNDQTRIDYIQRHINAIYAAIVESKCDVFGYTVWSLMDNLEWDDGYAYKFGLHKVNFADPARPRVKRDSARWYAKFLGASDKQSPRYDSEKPPSEHVGGSGPRNVSSYLFPICAVIVGIIVSIYITQATATTD
- the LOC141913296 gene encoding cytosolic beta-glucosidase-like isoform X1 translates to MERIYRSLLSVAGLFFVLNSVRGVKNATKKDFPNGFLWVTASSAFQIEGAWNVSGKGPSIWDTYTHQLDANGEKRVNGDVACDSYHKYKEDVKLLRELGVNHYRFSISWPRILPDGRVGENDAGVNDAGVEYYQKLIDELLKANIKPFVTLYHWDLPQALQDKGGWQNRQIIDWFNDYADLCFRKFGDKVTTWITLNEPWVVAFLGHEKGPKQMAPNVKGEGDAVYEVAHNMILSHAKAYRTYNSKYNQAQKGQVGISLNSFWYEPKDENSAADRLAAERNLQFEFGMFAGPIVDGSYPQEMTSRISADRQQYFTEDEAQQVRGSTDFLGVNYYSARYVSQSDESYRGGDMMMPSSYMSDLGVDHEFDPKWERSNVEWLRVVPEGLTKLLAWINRTYDHPRVVVTENGYGDTTDTVNDQTRIDYIQRHINAIYAAIVESKCDVFGYTVWSLMDNLEWDDGYAYKFGLHKVNFADPARPRVKRDSARWYAKFLGASDKQSPRYDSEKPPSEHVGGSGPRNVSSYLFPICAVIVGIIVSIYITQATATTD